GGCATTTGAAAAAATTGGATTTAAGAATGCAATCGTAGCAAAGGATTATCCGTTAAATGATACGTCTTTCCATGCCAACGATTTTACAAATAACTGCTTTAGATACATTACAACCGAAAAGGCAAATGCCATGGGAAATGCCTGGATTGATCCACGTTCTGGTGAGATTATTCAGGGAGATGTGTTATTTTACCACAATGTAATTAGCAAATTGTATCAGTGGCGTTTTGCACAAACTGCAGCCTGCGATCCAGCTATTCGTGGTGATGTAAAAGATGTAGATGAAAAAATATTAGGAGATTTAATTCGTTATGCTACAGCTCATGAAATTGGTCATTGTCTGGGCATGAAACACAACTATCGTGCATCTTATGCTTTTCCTGTAGATTCGTTACGTTCTGCAAGCTTTACTCACAAATATGGAACTACAGCTTCGATTATGGATTATGCCCGAAACAATTATATTGCTCAACCCGAAGATAAAGGAGTAAAATTAACACCTCCTTTGTTGGGGATTTTCGATTATTTCTCGATTAAATGGGCATATCAGCCAATTTACGAAGCAAATACTCCCGAGGAAGAAAGTGCAACTTTAAACAAGTGGTTCCAGGAGCGTAGTAAGGATGATATGTATCTGTTCGGAACTAAAAACGGAATGGGCGATGGTACGTTAGATCCTTCAGTTTTGACAGAATCTTTGGGGAATGATGTTGTAAAGGCAAGTCGTTACGGTGCTGCCAATACAAAGGTCATTATGAAAAACTTAATTGAGTGGACTGCAGCGGATGAGCTTGGTAATGATTATTTTAGATGGATGTACGATGGCGTAATCAAGCAATACAATAGATATTTTAAGCATGCCGAAGCTCGTTTGGGCGGTATGTATGAATTTGATGTTACCAACGAAACACACCCCGAAAAGTATGTGGCAGTAAGTCGTGATAAGCAAAAAGAGGCTTTGGATTACATCATGGATGAATTGTTGACTCAATACAATTGGATGAAAACCGAAGAGTTTGAAAAAAGACTGGGAAGCCTAGATCGTGAGATCATGAAATCGCAAGGGAAAATAATTCAAGGCTTGTTGAATCGTGCTGTTTTAGTAAGAATGAATACTTGTGCGAGTCAATCAGACGATCCATACATAGTAAGTGAATATTTAGGTGATATTACAGATAGATTGTTTAATGTATCAAAGGAAGTTCAGGAAACTGCCTGGATGCGTAACCTTCAGGTTGAATATGTGAAAGGTTTACAGAAATTGCTTGAAGACAATGCTAAAGATAGTGGTCATGTATTTAATAATCTGATCATGGCTGACATTAAAGCGGAATTAGATGCAATAAAAAATATTGCAAACAAAAGAAGCGAAAAAGGAAGTGATGAGGTGAAGAAGCATTTCGCTTTCCTTAGATATATTCTGGAATAGTAGAACAAATCACTATTAAAATTTATTCCTATCCCGATTGTTAGCAGGACCCCTAAAGGGGACTTTTCGAGTACAATTGACTTAAGCCCCTTTAGGGGTTTAGGGTAGAATAAAGTTGTCAATTAAAACAACCTTACAACCAAATATTAAAATGCTTAGACTAAAATTATTGTTTATTTGTCTGGTGCTATCGGTAGCATCGGTAAAAGCAGACGAGGGAATGTGGATTCCTTCACTATTAAAGAAATACAATATCAAAGACATGAAAAAGGCAGGATTTAAACTGTCTGCCGAAGATGTTTATGATATTAATAAAATATGCTTGAAAGATGCTATTGTAGGATTGGGGAGTAAAAGTAACCCAACTACCTTCACAGGAAGTGGATCTTTTATTTCGGAAAGTGGTTTGGTCTTAACCAATCATCATACGGTAGTTTCATACTTGCACAAACACAGTAGCGAAGAGCATAACTACATGCGCAACGGTTTTTATGCGCAAAGCAAACAAGACGAATTGCCAGCTAAAGGTTTAAGGCTTGCACGATTGGTTCGTTTTGAAGATGTAACGGAAGCATTGCTAAAAGAAACAGAAGCTTTAGACGATATTGAAAAAAGCAGATTAATCGATAAAAGAGCAAAAGTAATAACAGCTAAAGTAAAAGAAG
This genomic interval from uncultured Marinifilum sp. contains the following:
- a CDS encoding zinc-dependent metalloprotease, with protein sequence MFRFKLSTLFIILALSFSASAQTNNAALAKKYQALVNKADMSDNGFISVHKNDSKLWLEIPDSIMGRDLLIGSRIEETSSTKSAVAGQMMHNPMMVRFSHDNKTVFMHLMDNPVSVDKNDSIAISFDRNNKQTVMHAFKIEAINAENNARVIDVTKFFNSQISKISPFGGGSLGKAIPETTKTIDARAYSRNVEIVTQMGFYGKRKQFMCSMHRSIVLLPKEPMRPRLSSKQIGYYDEVKKELSSNYMNSKSYGYIKRWRIEAKKEDIKRHKNGQLVEPKKPIIYYLDNSIPEKWKPYIKAGIEDWQMAFEKIGFKNAIVAKDYPLNDTSFHANDFTNNCFRYITTEKANAMGNAWIDPRSGEIIQGDVLFYHNVISKLYQWRFAQTAACDPAIRGDVKDVDEKILGDLIRYATAHEIGHCLGMKHNYRASYAFPVDSLRSASFTHKYGTTASIMDYARNNYIAQPEDKGVKLTPPLLGIFDYFSIKWAYQPIYEANTPEEESATLNKWFQERSKDDMYLFGTKNGMGDGTLDPSVLTESLGNDVVKASRYGAANTKVIMKNLIEWTAADELGNDYFRWMYDGVIKQYNRYFKHAEARLGGMYEFDVTNETHPEKYVAVSRDKQKEALDYIMDELLTQYNWMKTEEFEKRLGSLDREIMKSQGKIIQGLLNRAVLVRMNTCASQSDDPYIVSEYLGDITDRLFNVSKEVQETAWMRNLQVEYVKGLQKLLEDNAKDSGHVFNNLIMADIKAELDAIKNIANKRSEKGSDEVKKHFAFLRYILE